From the genome of Halomonas sp. LR3S48:
CGTTGCGTCCGCTGCCATCTCTGAAGATACCCTGTTCCTGGCGAGTAATTCCGCCGAGGAAATCCCAGTCGCCACGCTGGGCGCTGAGGCGATAGCCCAGCCGATGGCCAAGCCCCTCGGAGTCGAGCTCGTCGTCAAACGTGATCTGGCTCGAGACGTGATGATCGATGCCGCCGCCTTCGGCGCGCTTGGTGACGAAGTTGATTATGCCGCCGGTGGCGCCCAGGCCGTGCTCGGCGCTGGCACCGTGAATCACCTCGATGCGCTCGACCATGTCGAGGTCGATGGTATAGCCCTCACGGGCGCTGTCTCGAATGGGCGTGGATTGCGGCACGCCATCGATCATGTAGAGCGGGGCACGGCCGCGGAAGGTTTCGCCAGAATTGGTCATCTTCTGCCGGCTGGGAGAATAACCGGGAATGAGATTACCCAGGATCTGTCCGCGGTCGCGGGTAACGGCAAGCTGCTGTTCGATCTGCTCGCGGGTGATGACGGTGACCTTCTGAGGCGTTTCGCCGGCTTGGCTACGATTGCGGGTGGCGGTGATCACCAGCGGGTTGAGATCGCGTGAGGCGCCGGGCTCGTCGCTACTGGTCTGGGCAAAGGCCAATCCCGGCAGGGTGGAGCCAAGCATCACCGGCGCCAGCCAGGCGATATGCGTCTTGTGGGTCATTGGATGTCGTTCCCTTGCTTGCTGTTGGGTTGTCCAGTCGTCGCCTTGACGACCACGCAGAGCCATGTCCAGGCGCGGAAACAATAATGGTTTGCATTTAATTTTTCAAATGACAAATCAGGATGTATGATTTGTGATGCTATTTGTCATCGATTGTCATCGGCGTGAAGCGATGCTGTTCCGCTGTCTTCCTCCCACAAGCACTCAGAGGACACTCTCGCATGTCCAACCTTCTTCCTTGCTCCCAGCCGACCGCACTGGCTGAGGCGGGGCGACTCGCACTCGGCCTCACGATAGGGGGCGTCCTGATCGGCATGGCGCCGCAGGCGCTTGCCCAAGAGGACACCCTGGAAACGGATACTCTGGTTGTTGTTGGCGCCGCCTTGAAGGTGGCCTCGCCACTGGTCGAGACGCCGCGCCCCGTCTCCCTGGTTGATCGGGAGGAGCTCGAGACGCGCAATGTGCAACAGCTCGACGAGGCCTTCCGCTACCGAGCTGGCGTGCTTTCCGGGCATTACGGATCGGACAACGATACCGACTGGCTTCAGGTGCGTGGCTTCAATCACTCGACGTATCAGGATGGGCTACGCCTGTATCGCGAGGGCTTCTACCAGTGGTTGCCTGAGCCGTACGGTTTGGAGAGGGTAGAGGTCTTCAAAGGACCCTCGTCGATTCTCTATGGCGAGGCGCCTTCAGGAGGCTTGATCAACGCCGTCAGCAAGCGGCCGACCGCTGAGCCCCAGGGGCGCGTCGATCTGCAGCTCGGTAACCGCGACCATCGCCAGGTCGGCGTCGACAGCTCCGGGCCGGTCACCGAGTCGGGTGATGTGAGATATCGGCTGGTCGGTACCTGGAAGGAGCGTGATGGGGACCTCGATCATACCAGTAACGAGCGCTATTACTTCGCCCCGAGCCTGGCGGTGGACTTCAGTGAGGACACCACGTTGACGGTGCTTGCCAGCGTGCAGAAGGACGATGCGGCACCCGTCAATCCGTTCAAGCCACCCTATGGTACCGTTCAGGACACGCCCTTCGGCAAGATCGATCGACACACCAATCTCAGCCAGCCCGGTTACGACACCAACGAGCGCACTCAGTGGGCGCTGGGCTACGAATTGGAGCACAGGTTCAACGAAACTTGGCGCTTCGAGCAGAACCTGCGTTACAGCGAACTGGACCTGCTGCTGCGTAGCAGCTACGCGCTGGGCATGATGAATCCGCGTGAAGCGGGGCAGGGCCATACACATCGTGATGGCAACATCGAGAGCTGGACCGTCGACAACCGCATGCTCGGCAATTGGTTCGGCGATGGCTTCGAGAATACGCTGTTGCTCGGCATCGACTACCAGGATCTCAAGCTGAAGGGGCGTGAAGCCGACGACTTTGCCTTCGGGATCATCGATGTATTCGATCCCGTGTACGGCAACTTCACGCCGATCGATGTCAGCCAGCGAATCGAGCGTGATATCGATAAGCAGCAGACCGGCGTTTATCTTCAGAACCAGCTGCGCCTGGCTGATCGCTGGGTGCTACTGGGCGGAGTGCGCTATGACCAGGCGGAAACCGAGAATGCCAACCGCACTTCCGGACTGACAGAGCGCTCCGATGATAATCATGTCTCCTGGAGCGGTGGTTTGATGTATCTGGGGGAGCATGGGATCAATCCCTATCTGAGTTATACCGAGTCTTTCGATCCCTTGGCGCGCCTGGATGATGCCGGCGAACTCTACGAGCCCCGTGAAGGAGAGCAGTGGGAACTGGGCGTGAAGATCTCGCCGCCGGAGTGGGACGGCTATATTACGGCTGCACTCTTCGATCTCAAGGAAAGCAATGGCCTGGTGACTTCGCCGGGTGGTTTCCAAGTACAGGAAGGGGAGCAGCGTTCGCAAGGTCTCGAGCTTGAAGGCCAGGTCCAGCTGAGCGACGAACTACGTATTACTGCAGCCTATACCTACACCGATGCACGAACCGAAGAGGATCGCCGCAAGGATCTCGTTGCACGCCATCAGGTCGCCACTTGGCTGGATTACGCTATCGCTCAGGGTGCGCTCAGCGGTCTGCAACTGGGGGGCGGTGTTCGGCACGTGGGCTCCAGCGTAGGAGGTGATCTCGACGTTTCTGGCCACACCCTGTTCGATGCGATGGTCGCCTATGACTTCGATGACCATTGGCGGGCACAACTCAACGTCAACAACCTGACCGACGAAGCCTATGTCGCCTCTTGTGAAGCCAACTTCTGGTGCTACTACGGCGAGTCGCGCAGCGTGATCGGCAGCCTCAGCTACCGCTGGTAAGTCATTCTGCGCGGTAATGCAACACCCGGCCTTATGGCCGGGTGTTGCACTTTTGAGAATGGTGCTTTTAGAACTGATATCTCACGTTCGCGGTCACGCTTCGTCGATCGCCATAGCCGCAATCGGCGCCATCGGAGCGGCACCAGGAAACGTACTCCTCGTCGGCAAGGTTCTTGGCATCCACCGAGAAGTCCCAGTTGCCCAAGGTGTAGCCCACCATGGCGTCATAGAGCGTCACGGAAGGAATCAGAGGGGCGCCCGCCGAGCCTACGCTGTCGCCGACGTAGCGGACACCCGCACCGATACGCCAGTTATTGCCGATGTAGAGCCGATTCCACCAGGAGGCCTGTCGTTCCGCTACGCTGGACAGGCGGTCGCCGGTGGCGTCGTCGCGTGCATTCAGGTCGGTATAGGCCACCTGGGTTTCAAAGCTGTCCCAGCGCTTGTTGAGCTGGAGCTCCCAGCCATCGATAACTGCCCCGGTTTGCTCCGCTCCACCGGGAGTTTGCCCGTCGCTGATCCGGTTTTGCTGGGTGATATCGAAGTAGGCGGCAGTGATTCCCAGCGATCTATCGGGTGAAAGGTATTTGAACCCGACCTCCTGTTGGTCACCGGTCGTCGGCTCGAGCGAATTCGCCGCTGCCGTTCCATCGGTGCCCAGGTTCATGCTGAAGGATTCTGCGTAGCTGACGTAGGGGGAGAAGCCGTTCTCGAAGCGATACATTACGCCGAGCCTGCCTGTCGTGGCCTCATCTTGGCTTGCGGTATCGGGTCCGGTAACCGCCAGGGTGCGATTTTCCGCCCAATCATGGCGCAGGCCGGCGGAAATCACGACGGGTCCTATCTCGATGTGGTCGGCCAGATAAACGCCGATCTGCTCTATTTCGTTATCGGGCCTGTCTGAAGGCGTGATGACGTCCGCATTGAGATTGCCATACTGCGGATCATAGACGTTGATGTTTCCACCCAGGCCATAGCCGTAGAAATAGTTGTCTTCTTCCCAGCGTGCGTCTTGCCGATCAATACCCAGCAGTAGATGGTGACGGGTGGCGCCCAGATCGACTTCACCCTTCAGGCGGGCGTCGAGGTTTAGGATGCGAGTGCTCCTGTCGACTGTGTAGATGGTTCTCGGTACTTCTCCGTTGGCATCCGGTACGCTGGGTATGGTGGCCCAATGCTCGCGGGTGTCTGCGCTGGAGCGGGTGTAGCGAGCCGTAGCCGAGAGCGTCCAGTCATCAGTGAAGCGGTGATCGAGGAACAGGGTTGCCTCTGTCTTTTCGCGATCATATCGATCCCAGCCGGGTTCGCCGACGAATCTCTCGGAACCGATATAGCCCCGAGAGCCCCGATCCAGCGTGCCTGCTTGCGGTAGAAACTGGGCAGAAACCTGGCCCTTGTTTTCCTGACGATTCAAGAGCAGCGTAATGTCCGTATCTTCGCTAGGCCGCCAGGTAAAGGAAGGTGCCAGCAAGTAGCCGTCGTCCTGTACGTGGTCCACCTGGGTATCGCTGTCGCGCCCCAGGGCGACGAGGCGGTAGAGAACTCGCCTTGTTCATCCACGGGCCCCGTGAGGTCCAGGGCCAGCTGCTTGCGGTTGAAGGTGCCATATTGAGCCCAGATTTCGCCACCGGGTGCTTCCTGGGGCAGCTTGGAGACGGCATTGATGATGCCGCCGAGATCGCCCTGACCATAGAGCATGGAGGAAGGCCCCTTCAGTACCTCGATGCTCTCCAATGCGTACACGTTGGTGCGCACGCTGTTGTACCAACCATAATTCTGGCGCAGTCCATCCAGGTAGCGGCCTGCATCCACGCCGCGAACTTTTGCACTATCGATGCGAGTATCGAAGCCAAAGTTGCCTGCATGAACGCCTGAGGTGTAGAGCAGAGCGTCCTGGATCGACTTGGCGCCGGAATCGCGAATAAAACCTTCGTCGATGACGGAGATCGAGTAGGGCTGTTCCTGCACGGAAACGTCCATCTTGCCGACGTTGGGTTCGCGCTCCAGTTCGAGGTAGTCGGGAGCGACGATGGCATCCGAGACGACTTCGACGGTCTCGAGCTCGACGACGTCGTTTGCGCCGGTTTGAGCGAGTGCGACGAAGCTGGTTCCGGCCAGCGATACGAGGGCTGCCGAACCGCAGCGTCGCCAGAAAATGGGTGAGATGGACATTAGTATCCCTTGTGATGTTAATTTTAAACTTAATAATAATATTTATCGTTCGCGATATTAGAAGCTTCGCTCGAATGAGTCAACGAAGCGTGGTGAGGTTCGGTCAGACGTTGGCGGGGCTGCGACATTGCCGGCCTACTGCCGGCAGTGTCGCTTCAGCTATCAGGAGGTGGAGGGGATCAAAAGGCGTAGCTCAGCGTTCCAAGCACTCCTCGCTCTGCACCGAAGTAGCAGAATTCGAGTGAGTTACAGGAGGCGACGTACTCTTCGTCGGTGAGGTTGGTGACATTGAGGCGTGCACTCATACCGTCGAGTCCGACACGGCCGAGGTCGTAGCCCAGGGTGGCGTCCACCAGCGTGTATTCCGGCACTTCGGCGGTATTGGCCCGGTCGGCCTGGATGTCGGCGTAGTGGCGTATCCCCAGTCCCGCATCGAGCCCGGCCAACGCACCGCTCTGAAATGTGTAATGCCCCCACAGGCTGGCTAGGTGGCGCGGCGCGTAGATGGCGCGGTTGCCCTGGTTGCCATCGTCGCTGCGCTTGTAGGTGATGTCGGTATAGCTGTAGCTCGCCTGCAGGCGCAGATTGTCGGTCAGGTGGGTGTAGGCCTCCAGTTCCAGGCCCTCGGATTCGATCTCGCCCACGGCGCGGTAGGGGTCGGTAGGCTGCTCCTTGGTTGCCACGTTCTCCTGGTTGATCCGAAACAGCGCCACGCTGTAGCGATCCTGTGTGCCCGCCGGCTGATACTTCAGGCC
Proteins encoded in this window:
- a CDS encoding TonB-dependent siderophore receptor, with product MAPQALAQEDTLETDTLVVVGAALKVASPLVETPRPVSLVDREELETRNVQQLDEAFRYRAGVLSGHYGSDNDTDWLQVRGFNHSTYQDGLRLYREGFYQWLPEPYGLERVEVFKGPSSILYGEAPSGGLINAVSKRPTAEPQGRVDLQLGNRDHRQVGVDSSGPVTESGDVRYRLVGTWKERDGDLDHTSNERYYFAPSLAVDFSEDTTLTVLASVQKDDAAPVNPFKPPYGTVQDTPFGKIDRHTNLSQPGYDTNERTQWALGYELEHRFNETWRFEQNLRYSELDLLLRSSYALGMMNPREAGQGHTHRDGNIESWTVDNRMLGNWFGDGFENTLLLGIDYQDLKLKGREADDFAFGIIDVFDPVYGNFTPIDVSQRIERDIDKQQTGVYLQNQLRLADRWVLLGGVRYDQAETENANRTSGLTERSDDNHVSWSGGLMYLGEHGINPYLSYTESFDPLARLDDAGELYEPREGEQWELGVKISPPEWDGYITAALFDLKESNGLVTSPGGFQVQEGEQRSQGLELEGQVQLSDELRITAAYTYTDARTEEDRRKDLVARHQVATWLDYAIAQGALSGLQLGGGVRHVGSSVGGDLDVSGHTLFDAMVAYDFDDHWRAQLNVNNLTDEAYVASCEANFWCYYGESRSVIGSLSYRW
- a CDS encoding TonB-dependent siderophore receptor, with translation MLAPSFTWRPSEDTDITLLLNRQENKGQVSAQFLPQAGTLDRGSRGYIGSERFVGEPGWDRYDREKTEATLFLDHRFTDDWTLSATARYTRSSADTREHWATIPSVPDANGEVPRTIYTVDRSTRILNLDARLKGEVDLGATRHHLLLGIDRQDARWEEDNYFYGYGLGGNINVYDPQYGNLNADVITPSDRPDNEIEQIGVYLADHIEIGPVVISAGLRHDWAENRTLAVTGPDTASQDEATTGRLGVMYRFENGFSPYVSYAESFSMNLGTDGTAAANSLEPTTGDQQEVGFKYLSPDRSLGITAAYFDITQQNRISDGQTPGGAEQTGAVIDGWELQLNKRWDSFETQVAYTDLNARDDATGDRLSSVAERQASWWNRLYIGNNWRIGAGVRYVGDSVGSAGAPLIPSVTLYDAMVGYTLGNWDFSVDAKNLADEEYVSWCRSDGADCGYGDRRSVTANVRYQF
- a CDS encoding TonB-dependent receptor plug domain-containing protein; translated protein: MSISPIFWRRCGSAALVSLAGTSFVALAQTGANDVVELETVEVVSDAIVAPDYLELEREPNVGKMDVSVQEQPYSISVIDEGFIRDSGAKSIQDALLYTSGVHAGNFGFDTRIDSAKVRGVDAGRYLDGLRQNYGWYNSVRTNVYALESIEVLKGPSSMLYGQGDLGGIINAVSKLPQEAPGGEIWAQYGTFNRKQLALDLTGPVDEQGEFSTASSPWGATAIPRWTTYRTTATCWHLPLPGGLAKIRTLRCS